From Acomys russatus chromosome 25, mAcoRus1.1, whole genome shotgun sequence, a single genomic window includes:
- the Aldh3a1 gene encoding aldehyde dehydrogenase, dimeric NADP-preferring, which yields MSKISNIVNRAREAFNSGKTRPLQFRIQQLEALQRMITENQLAITAALTADLHKNEWTAYYEEVVHVVEEIETMVKKLPEWAEDELVEKTPQTQHDELFIHSEPLGVVLVIGAWNYPFNLIVQPMVGAIAAGNAVVLKPSEVSENTADLLATLIPQYLDKDLYPVIKGGVPETTEVLAERFDHIMYTGSTAVGKIVMTAAAQNLTPVTLELGGKSPCYVDKDCDLDVACRRIAWGKFMNSGQTCVAPDYILCDPSIQNQIVEKLKKSLKDFYGENAKLSRDYGRIINDRHFQRVIGLIEGQKVAHGGTWDAASRYIAPTILVDVDPQSTVMQEEIFGPVLPIVSVRSLDEAIKFINQREKPLALYVFSNNEKVIKKMIAETSSGGMAANDVITHITVSTLPFGGVGKSGLGSYHGKRSFEAFSHRRSCLLRSLGNEEANKARYPPSPAKMPRH from the exons ATGAGCAAGATCAGTAACATCGTGAACCGGGCCCGCGAGGCCTTTAACTCAGGCAAGACTCGGCCGCTGCAGTTCCGAATCCAGCAGCTGGAGGCACTGCAGCGCATGATCACTGAAAATCAGTTGGCCATCACAGCTGCGTTGACAGCTGACCTGCACAAG AATGAATGGACCGCCTACTATGAGGAGGTGGTTCATGTGGTGGAGGAGATTGAGACCATGGTTAAGAAGCTCCCAGAGTGGGCTGAAGACGAGCTGGTGGAGAAGACTCCACAGACCCAGCACGATGAGCTCTTCATCCACTCGGAGCCCCTGGGCGTGGTCCTGGTCATAGGTGCTTGGAACTATCCCTTCAACCTCATtgtccagcccatggtgggtgccATTGCTGCAG GCAACGCGGTAGTCCTCAAGCCCTCAGAAGTGAGTGAGAACACGGCAGACCTTCTAGCCACACTTATCCCTCAGTACCTGGACAAG GATCTGTACCCAGTGATCAAAGGGGGTGTCCCTGAGACCACGGAGGTACTTGCCGAGAGGTTCGACCACATCATGTACACCGGAAGCACAGCTGTGGGGAAGATTGTTATGACCGCTGCTGCCCAGAACCTCACCCCTGTCACCCTGGAGCTTGGAGGAAAGAGCCCATGCTACGTGGACAAGGACTGTGACCTGGATGTGGCCTGCCg GCGTATTGCCTGGGGGAAATTTATGAACAGTGGCCAGACCTGTGTGGCCCCAGACTACATCCTCTGTGACCCCTCCATTCAGAACCAAATCGTAGAGAAGCTCAAAAAGTCACTGAAA GATTTCTATGGGGAAAATGCTAAGCTGTCCCGTGACTATGGGAGAATCATCAATGACCGTCACTTCCAGCGGGTCATAGGCCTGATTGAGGGCCAGAAAGTAGCCCACGGAGGCACCTGGGACGCGGCTTCACGATACATAG CCCCCACTATCCTGGTGGATGTGGACCCCCAGTCCACGGTGATGCAGGAGGAGATCTTTGGGCCGGTGCTGCCCATCGTGAGTGTCCGAAGCTTGGATGAGGCCATTAAATTTATCAACCAGCGTGAGAAGCCCCTGGCGCTCTACGTGTTCTCCAACAATGAGAAG GTGATCAAGAAAATGATCGCAGAAACATCAAGCGGTGGAATGGCGGCCAATGATGTCATCACCCACATCACTGTGTCCACTTTGCCCTTTGGGGGTGTGG GGAAAAGTGGCCTGGGGTCTTATCATGGTAAAAGAAGCTTCGAGGCCTTCTCCCACCGCCGCTCTTGTCTGCTGAGGTCTCTGGGGAATGAAGAGGCTAACAAGGCCAGGTACCCACCAAGCCCAGCCAAG ATGCCCCGGCACTGA